GAACCTTTGCACCTCCAAaccattcaaaattataatcataagcTAATTCAGTTCCAATAGGAATATCATGTTTTGCAAATATTCCAACTCTTATTTCCCCCAACACATTCCATTTTCTCGTCTCACAATTCGGTTGACTGCAAACTTAAAAGTATTCATTTGATATCAAACCTTGGGCAAGGgaaaaaaagaacaagaaaaagcGCCTACTATATTTGCATACTAGCAGGTTCGTTTTACTTAATCttcatatttttgtatatagTGATTACCAGGAATGGTTTATAAATCTAGCAAGGCTTCCTTTCCTGGTTGCATCAATAGATTCAGATGCATTAAGGCAAATGATAAATGCATCTTTAAGGCCTGCAAAAagcaaacaattttttaaaaaacgtaCAGTCAAATACCAGACAAACAGAAACATAGAATTTATTGGCATTTTACCTTGATCTTCATAAGCCTGGGATCTACGTTTGGCTTCCTTCCATGATATAACTTCTCCACAGTATTCAATGACAAATTGTCCTGCCTATATGAAATATCTTAATTGAAGTGTGGCACTGCTGAACTAAAGGAATGACTACATGATAAGCCATACccataaaacataaaatgtatTGAAATTCATCAGGTTTTTGCAAGAAAGtctccctttttccttttgctAATTTCATTGCAATATATTACATCATATTATTACCTTAAGATCCTCATCAGCCAAAAGACCCCATCCACGGCCTTCAGTTTTAAACAACTTTGTTTTCGCATATTCACACTTCTGAAATTTCTGTAACCACGGCATATGGAGCATGAATATAGTAATTGATATTGGCCTCGtccaaaataaattcaaaggtTCAAAAACATTCTAGAAGGGCATTCTTGAGCACCACTGAGaagtttataaaatgaaagggaaaaaaaacaGTTATAAGTAAGCAATAATTTGGTCAAGTTCCCTCAAACACAGGTTGGgagataaaaatgaattaacttCTCGTGATCAACCCTAACTACCAGCAGGGTTGttatagtaaaacaaaaaataatgtatctttaaatttttgtgaCTAACAGatgcataatatatatatatatatatatcacagtATACAGAGCTAAACATGAATTCACCTGATTTTTGCACAAGATATCACAAGGGCAATAACCAGGGGTGCATTCTGTGCTGGTTAAAACATTCAAGCAGCTATCCCCGCATGCACTGTCAGTGTCATCAGCATCATATTTGCATTCACATATAGCAATATCCTCCTCCTTCTGCTTTTTGTGCCTGGAAAGAAATGAAGTGAAAGGTAAACAACTCAATAAAACTTTTGATGCTTAATCCAGAATTCCAATACAAAAtattcatcagattttgcatttAAGATTGGATTGATAGTAAGGGGTACAATGGGCTTTATAACCTAGGCTATGTGTAGATGATGGTAAGGAATGTAATGAGTTAGTAAACCAGGATTTGGTTTTCTTTAAAAGGTGTAATCCAATTATAATGACACCAACTCTTTTCCTAGCCAGGTTTACATCTTTAGAATTACTGTCCTAACTAAGTTTTCTACACACTCAGATACTAGGAAGGAGGTCCACTATTCCTTGGATGGGCTGCTTAATCTTAGTAACTCGTTTGTCCGGTAACCCCTTCCATTATGCTCCCTCTCCTGTTCTCCACGGGTACTGTCTCAAAGGAAATGGACAGCTTCATCTTACAAAATCTAGTCATCGGGAGACAGCCAGAGAGATGATACTTGATATTGAGACTAAGTGTCTATTTAGATAAACTTATTTACAATCACTTATAggagaaacaaataaaaaggaaaatgaaatacTTTATATCTTCAAAagctaaaattaacttatacatAACTAAAATATTAGCTTTTGGAGAAACTAATATGAGGAAACTTGTACAAATTAGTTTGGCATAAGCTAGTTTTAACTTTTACAGAAACTTACgtaatttatttcttctttttttcttctcatataAGTATTTGTGAAAAAGAAATCATCCAAACAAACTCTATCAAACTTCCAACTATGTCAAATGGCTGATGAATAAGGACAACAAAAGAAACACCAATAACCATAATAGAAAGTTCAAACGAATGAAATTATACGAGACTCTAAATTACTACCAAAACAAAATTCTGCATTGCTAAATTGTTCAATAGATTTTTGTGTGACAACTTCATATAAACAACCCGATCAGGATGCATGTTTTGTATTAATAGAATTATAGTGAGACAGCATTAAGCAATAAGTAGTCAGTCAAGTTCAAGCATACACGGGTATGAATTGAATTTCAACAATACGTGGGGTGTGGATTCAATTTCATAATAAGAAGCAGCTTCCATCAAAATATGCTATGCTATGATCACAAAGAATTGGACTTATCAACAAAGACGAAGAGggagagataaaaaaaacaccATAATGGAAATACTGTATAATAAACTACTAACCTTCGCATGAAAAACTCATTCTGATTTATATGTATGTACTGAGGCAACTCTTCAGTAAAAGGATCCTTCAAAGTAAGAATGTCCTTGTTAATTGATTGAAAACACACGCTAAcatgaacaatattttttttaataaaataataatataaaaatgtaaaaggtAAGAGATGGGGGAAGGAAGTGAcgtaaaaactaaaataaagaagaaaaaattaccATCTACGCAAAGATTGTAGTGGTAACCTGTGAAATTGGAAAACATACATAACTTTAGGGATAGCTTTATAGACGCTGCAATCAACTGGCAAATTAATCGGAACTTCTAGTAACAAAAGTAAATGTAATACCTCATTCAAAATAGAAATGTAGAAAAACAACCACGACTTTGTACTCAATTTACTGATCACTATGGGAGGATCAAGttcattttttctatatttaaaaaaaaattaaaatataatctaatttgttcaaaatttcCTTCAACAAGATAAGAAGTGAGAACAAACACATATCGCTACTTTCCACCATTAAAGACATGGGTTAGGAATAGCTGTTTACCCATTCAAGCAATCCCAATAGATGTTTTCCTTGTAAACTATTTAAACCTACAGTTTCACGACTTCTAAATTGCAAGATTGTGAATCTACTAAAACAACACAATGTCATAACAAATTTCTTGGGCATAATATAGAGATTTTAATCCAGTTTTTGGCGCTTCCTTTTacttctcttcattttttcattttaattgggTGCTATCCCCATCACGATTAAACTTAATGTATAGGTACACGAGGTAGTTGAAGGCGACCTTACCTACCGAGTCACAATTTCACAAGTCCAGAGTCGCTAGTAAGAATAAGCTCGAACTGGTAgaacaataaataattcaaatagattttcctaaaccctaaaacctggAGGGGATAAAAAGAGACAGCGAAAACAATGGTAAGGCTAAATTCGCCTCCCCAAATAAGAATTTAACATAATCAAAAAATTGAACTCAACATCATTGCAGAAGAGAAGAATAGCCTGTGAGAGTGAAACCTGAGCGACAAAAGGGAAACGCAATGATCAAGGAACCAACTCTGAATGTGCTTATTGGTTTCCAATGTAACTAGAAGATCTGCGTCGGCACCGGTGGGTTTCCATAAAGGGTGAAGGCCAAATACAGATATAATGACGCCGAAGATGGCCGTGGCTTTGGACTCACAGGAACGGAGGAGTTACAGAAACTCAactaataaaaagttttttcaaGGAAATATTTCCATAACCTCATTCATGAAACTTAGACCAAATTATCAattgatttctttattttttttaaaataaatttaactttttgcttatattaaaaattaaaattttatgtttgaaaaatataaaatattattttataatcgaTGCACATAGTGGTatagtaataatagtaattttatttaaaattacataataatttgACTGTTGCTTTGATGAAACTATTTATTGAGAAAatttgcataaaaattaaagtttcgtatgtttttcattaataaaattaaggttaaatatgtttttagtcctgtactttggaacgattttggttttagtccctttttcaaactaaggtacaatttagtttttcaactttagaaaactctagttttagttttttttactaaatttttttaactttatttgttgtttcaaacgcgttttttagttaacattgaaacaaaaatgtgtcaaacagtgtaaacaatccaaatgctataatgaaacctaaaaattaaaaaaattaaaaattcggTAAAAGGGcataaaaccagagttttctaaagttgaaggactaaattgtaccttaatttgaaaaagggactaagaccaaaatcgccccaaagtatagggactaaaaacatatttaacaaataaaattattataataataaattaactagtagtatttattgataaaaacataatataaatgatttaatattttatttgtatatatttatttaaatttctttcataaaataagtatataattagattttgttgtgaaaaaatctacttaatattattgtatgaatatatattcaatataagaaaaattaaacttcATACACAATATATTTGATAAAGTATTAGAGTCaagttcttttatataaaagtgtttGTCGTCTTTATCGTCATGCAGTCTATTGTCATTTGATGCATCAATTTGATGGGTGTGTTAGATGTGTTATTTTTAGCTttcatgttttgtttgtttgttattattccttACTTGCATTATAAACTCAATCAATATTTCTTATATCATTAATAGATTGTTCTATATGTATATTCAATAGAAggaaaaataatcatatacaTAGTTTGCTATATTAAACATGACACTAAAGCCAAGttcatttatgtaaaattttttgCTCATGTTGTTGTCGGTTTCGTCCACCATCATCGTCAAAGTTATAGTTTTGATTGATGATCATATCATTTTGATTGTTTTGACCGTACGACTACCGTATTGTTCACGACATCTTTCTCGGAGTTCCTATATACTCTCAATATCTCTTGAAATTGTGactctactttttttttttgtcgtgCATGATGACCCCTTCTTATCTTCTCTTATACAACTATTAAGAGAGTGTTTAGAtgtgctttttttttctcttttagattCATTATTTGTAGTTGCATAGAATTACATAATTAATGTGAAAGTAAACGATAACATTggttaaatgaataaaaatgaaaagaaaaaaactatattttgtaaaatataaattttattatgagtTTGAATTTGACGTGATtatctataatttatattacattatcttatttaataattttttatacataacAAATATTTCACTTATTCGAAAAACACCTATATCTACATGTAAGTATGTTTATTTTCTCTTGGTaacaaataaaatgtataatttattttctgataaatataattatattcttacaaataattataaaataaataatgtttataattttgttttagatcttttttaaaaattgattgagttaaaaaaaaatcaactctaaattctaaatcttgaaaatgtatatcattacatttttttaatatcatagaCAAACACGattgaaaagtaaatatgataataattattaatatagaaaattataaaaaaaattaatttgataatgTTACAATTATATGCTATGTAgggaaaattattatttatttttggttctttttataaataataaatttaatatattgagttattttaataaatataaaatcagtAAAAAAACGTGAATCTTAAAAGTggttataaatgtttattaataaatgtataCTTTGTTGTAAAGCATCACATAAGCATGGAAAACTTCTACCATTGTGATGATTTTGGTagatcagtttttttttttaatatttattttgttttcttttcctgttATCATTTAAGCCACAGttttgtggatttttttttaaatttttataatttactctATTTAGTATCATTCAAGTATTTATTGGAAAATATTTCCTAATCCAATAGAATTAAATTCATATACATGCAACCGtaaattcaaacattaaatcatcaacaatttaaatggaatttgttttatttatagtttttattgaGTTTGGTTGATGGAAAAGATGTAGATGtcgagaagaagaaagacagaTACGAAGGTGAAAGAGGTGGTGTGTATGGTGAAAAAGCTGACTTTGCAAGGAGAATAAATAAAGCTTGGATATggaatatttatgattattattgttaGTTGGAAAagcaacaattttttatatgggAGAAGGTTAAAGCGTCATAGCCAGGTTGGAACTTCTCTTTTCTCTATTTCCTTCCaatcttctttttattctttttaaacacTGCAAAAGATCAAATCTTATACAAATAAAGTACACTCTCTCATTTAATTACTTCATTATACCATACAAAATGATTTTTGAATTACAATTTATcatatagttaaaaatatttgaataatctCTTATgaatacttatatttaaaaataataagaatatattattatattttaatgaataagtGAACAATTTTTAGGGATCAAGATCTTCTCAGAGACAAACCAAACAATTTGTAGTCAGTGGATTTTAAcccattaaaaaaagttttaattttttaaaataaattaaagttgaaaATTATAGAAAGGGGTTCATGAAATTATATTCTGACAGAGAAGATGACAAAATTTCACTGaataatattttggttaaatGCAACATTTTGTCTTTTGGTTTTGTCTGGAGTGACTTTGGTTAACCTATTTCCTTGAAAAAGAAAGGAGTGGTGTGGTGAGGAGTATATCAATCTCAATCAGAAGCGTTGGATCATGCCACTGAATCCGGGCCCACCACATGCTGACGTGTCCAGAGTAAATTTGGCAAGTGAATATCTAAAAATGAGTTCAACAGAGAGTGACGTGAGaagataaaatcaaaccaaaataaaaacaagacaaacctattaaaacaatatttctgcatttttggtatttttcattttccaaattactatattttttacactattaATAAAACCCAATAAGTATTACATTTCACtagaaaattcttaaaaatatttcttttatttttatgacaaTATATTGAAGCTATACCTTACtaatatatgtatgtttaatGATCgtctttcttaattttataatttttagtgatttttttttaccaatataGAAGGGTGTTCGTCAAGATTTAGCatatttgattgattgatatgtGATTCATTTGTAAAACTTAGCACGAATTTGTTCCgtaaaaagaaatgtaagaaaatgttttttttttaaattgagatttaatttttctgtgaagaaataaacaagtttaataaatttcgtaaataaaaagtgaaaggTGTTTCCAATAAAAAAAGGTTGTCTAAGGAATATGCTAGATTTCTAAATTAACAGTAAGctttattatagtttataataaattgatttaataattgttgttgttgaaaaatttgattatttttcacTTGGATTTGGGTTGAATACAATACATACATTATAGCCGCGCACACTCActccaaattttcttttcatttcccCCAAAACATTCCTCAGTGCAAATCCAAAATTCCAAACTCGGAAACCGCCATCTCTGGAAACTCAATCActcccttttctctctcttctttttcttttcagtgAAGCTTTTCCATCGCATTCCAGACCGAGCCCACAAATTTTGACCCTCTCTCCGATTCTGTGGAAGGTGAATGGGAGTGAGATGAACACTTCCCACTCCCACCTCTCCAACTCTTTCCTCACCTAGTGTGCCGGCCAAGAAGGACCCTTCATGGCTGCAAAGCGCGTGTACCAAGTTTGGAAAGGAAGTAATGTAAAGTTTGCTTCTTGTCCTCTTCTTCGTTGCAATTTTAGCTTTTTATGCCATCTGGGTATGCTCTCGTTCACGGCTCTTTGATTTGCTTCGTGCTAAAGGCTTTGAATTTCTCCGGTAGTTTTGGTTGCAGGAATGTCGCGTTGGagctggatttttttttttttacttggagcatgtttttattttgaaaattaaaagttgGGTGTGTGTTGAAAGTTGAGCTGGTACTGGGGTGGGTTATGTGTTATTTTCTGGGGGACTGTACAAATTTAAATGCTGAGCTGTGTGTGCGTGATTACAGTTAGTTTTCAACTCATTTGtttgatttatgattatttaagGGCAAAGGTATCTGctataatacttttaatattgcgtcttattaattatttggaaGTGTTAGGCTCAATTAGCCTGCTTTGACTTTTGGGGAAATAATTTATGAAGTGCAAAATTTGGCCTTCATCCCCTCAAaagttttactaatttttttagcTCAGGCTGTGTTTTTAGTTTTCGGGTGAAATAAAGGTAGAATTAAACACAATAGTGAGTTTGGGCTTTTTGATCTCCTTCCAATGTGTATCTTTGAATGATACTGTGATAattttgcttaaaaaaaataatgaagtaaTTTAAGACCTTGGATTGAAATCATTGAGTAGCaacttttcttctcttatttctgttttctttgtttgtttaaGACGGatgaaatttatttcaaataatttttcgtGATTCTGTCCCCTGAATAGAGTTGTCACGAAAGATTTTTTAATCCTCTCGGGAAAGTGACTACTGGCAAAAGATAAATTGTAAAGTTGATGTATAGATTATTGATCGGGTTAAACTAGAATGTGGGATGGACCACTTGAGCAGCACGGACAGACGTCTACTATTTTCATGTTTGGTGTGATATGAAGTGGTTTGGGGTAGAACAAGTTCTGGAAGGATGAGATGTGGTTATTACCAGCTTATGGCCATTCTTCC
This genomic interval from Vigna radiata var. radiata cultivar VC1973A chromosome 8, Vradiata_ver6, whole genome shotgun sequence contains the following:
- the LOC106772377 gene encoding histone-lysine N-methyltransferase ASHH1 isoform X5 codes for the protein MDPFTEELPQYIHINQNEFFMRRHKKQKEEDIAICECKYDADDTDSACGDSCLNVLTSTECTPGYCPCDILCKNQKFQKCEYAKTKLFKTEGRGWGLLADEDLKAGQFVIEYCGEVISWKEAKRRSQAYEDQGLKDAFIICLNASESIDATRKGSLARFINHSCQPNCETRKWNVLGEIRVGIFAKHDIPIGTELAYDYNFEWFGGAKVRCLCGALKCSGFLGAKSRGFQEDTYLWEDDDDRYSVEKIPVYDSAEDEPVSNVNGRTESSLDVMLKAEQLSESTGFNVQSLDSVQMKDLDVKKIKTEVADEDMHLYTHDTEQTLSQKNAMISRIRGNAAGRNYHIGPRSISTKRSRTYNGGRFKNLVEKKIDAKFAAGLLASKEAQEEILNFEVRPLAEIALVM